The sequence gtatagcgccttttacaatggacatggtctcaaagcagctttacagaagtatagaaacagagaaagaacaggaaaaaaatattaaaaatgattaaactattttatccctaatgtcgacactggcaaggaaaaactccctgtgatgatatgaggaagaaaccatcctcatttgggtgacactaaacagtaaataactaaataatgtcctttctacaacagcaaccaagggcttaTGGGGAACTCTTAGTtcattgtagtttctgagttcattttaggcactaattccttgctgtcacagcACATCCCATAATGTTTCATTCCTCTGATAGTTCCCCATGAACCCTtgactgctgttgtagaaaggacattattaacatttatattatttactgtccagtgtcacccaaatgaggatgaggttcccttctgagtcaggttcctctaaaggtttcttcctcacatcatcacagggagtttttcctcgtcatcatcacctcaggcttgctcattagggataaaataggtacttaactttaaactatgtttctatacttctgtaaagctgctttgggacaatgtccattgctaaacgtgctatacaaatatattgaattgaattgacttgATACCACATAAACACtagagtttatttttaaaggaagaAACAACATAGTGTTTATCTGTTGACGTCTAATTCATCTGCCATACAGATGAATTAGAATCGAGAATGTAATCATTCTGTgagataataaaacatttatgtaataaaatgtgtatgtgtacaaaacacactgtttaatgtgtgtgtgtgtgtgggtgtgtgttttcagatctcTGTTCCAGAACTCTCCAGCAGTGAAAAACGATGTgttccatctgtccatccaggATGTAGGGGGCATCGGTCAGATTCTGGACTACATGTACACTTCCCACCTGGAGCTTAACCCGGACAACGTGCACACGCTGCTGCACATTGCACAGAACCTACAGGTACAACAGGTCATTGTTgctggctgtgtcccaaactgTATAGAAGCAAACTATAACAGCAAACTGCTGTTTTGACACACTACTTTATAACATGCAGCCATTTATAAGATGCAGCACCTCTTCATTTACCTGAATTAAGAACTTGGATCTAAATATACTTATCTGTTTTTTTCGCAGGTGTCTAACATCATTAACATGTGCACTGTGTACTTGAAGCCTGTGACTCCGCCCCTTTCGCTGCCTGATTGTGTTCTGGGGAGCCCTTTACCTGCAGAGCCTGACTTCCAAAGCGCCGCCCCCAGTGACATCACCAATCCCAATGTCCAATACAGACGACCCCAACAGACAAGTGTGATGTCAGTGGCCCCGCCCACTGCTAACCTGGAAGCAGCCAGTAGTCTTCCGGCTCATGGTTACAAGCTGAGGAACTTTTACAGCAGGCAGTATTTTAAAAAAGTGGCAGAGgagcagaataataataataatattattaataataacacacaAGGTGCCAATCCTAGCCTTCCAAAACCGCCCACGAATGCAGAGAACCAATCACTGCATTCGGCACCATCTACAACAACCAGTCAGATACCAACAGACACAGGAAATCCTGTTCTGTCTCAATCCACCGTGCCTGTGATGTCACAGACATTACCATGCTATGCAAACGCTACCATTCCCCCTTCTTCCTTGTCCTCATCGACTTCCTGTTCTAATGCTCCTGTGCTTCCTGTGAGTGGGGTAAAAACCACCCCTGCGTCTCGCACTGTGTGCCCTAAAAAGGCTGTTTACCTGAAGAAGTTCAATTACCATGTTTTAGACGAGGGGGTGGAGTCTGAGGGTTTGATTGACAGCTGCAGTTCAGAAAGAGACCAGCAGGTGGGGACAGAACAAAGGCCAGAACTCGTCAGCGTAGACACGCCCATTGAGGAGCCTGTGGAAGAGCCAGAACCCAGGATGCTCCCTATTCCTGACCCACCACCACAGCTGGAGCAGACATGCCCTCAAAATCAGAGGTCAGAAGGGTCAAAGGTTGCAGAAATGAATAACAAGTGCTGCTGTGAAGTGTGTGGGAAAACATTTAAACACCCCAGTAATCTAGAACTGCACAAACGCTCACACACCggtaagacacacacagcactgatacactCTTACTCTTTAATAAAAACCAAAGAAGCTATACCAAATGATATTTTGATATGCATGAGGTATAGTGATATACTGtcatattcagtgtgtgtgtgtgtgtgtgtgtgtgtgtgtgtgtgtttgcgcatgCAGGTGAGAAGCCATTCCAGTGTAATGTCTGTGGAAAGAAGTTTTCCCAGGTGTGTAGCAGTTTATACCTACGGTTTGCATATTCCACAGACTGTGACAAAAATTCAATCttaatctgagtgtgtgtgtgtgtgtgtgtaggcaggaAACCTGCAGACTCATCTCCGCCGCCATTCAGGAGAGAAACCCTATATCTGTGAGCTCTGTGGGAAAaggtaaaagtgtgtgtttgtgtgtgtctaatgTATTCAAATTCAATGCAGTGtcactaatatatatatttgtgtgtgtgtgtgtgtgtgtgtagttttgctGCATCAGGTGATGTTCAGCGGCACATTGTCATCCACTCAGGAGCCCGACCTCATCTGTGTGACATCTGTGGACGAggtgcccacacacacacacacacacacacacatacagtagaaCTCATACAGAGTCATAGTAGTAAGGCAGTATCAGTAATATTAGTGGTTCTTAACTCATCTCGTGTCCCAAGGTGTTTcctcctcttataccacagcaattttgcagcaattacaatTTTCATTTATCAAAGAAAGACACACAGTTATCATATTCATTATATAAGTCCCTTCTTTTCATTCCCTTGTGACAAAAACTGCTTGCCAAATAAATATCTTCTCAAAGAAAAtgtcaacaattacacacagtctAAGGGCTTGGACACTCAGTTGTTTGGACAGCCAGGGGTAGTTCGTTCCACCTCTTGGTGCCAGGACAGAGAAGACTCTTTATTCATGTTATCTTAGTGCTGTATAAGACTATGGTAATGTTTTCATCACAATGAAGTGCTTTAAGAGGCTCGTCAGAAGGCATATCAAGACCTTGCTGCCCCCTCTCGGTctaagagagaaggaaagaagaggACGAATTGAGTATCAGAAGCATATTGGCGGTATGAAAGCCTATGTGAGGATATGACTTTACCAAGAGAGCAAGAGGTCTAGAAAGAAAATAGAAGAGGACCCAGTACTAAGCCTAGGGGGACACCTGTAGAGAGTAAGCATAGAAAGTGCATTGCCAtgcttcatcatgttttcaagGACATATGAAAAGGCCAATGACATTTTGGCTGATACAGCAGTTTTTCAGTAACGGCCACAAGCAGGGGTGGACTTAgtgatttgggggccctaagcATTTCCAGGTAAGGGAATCTTGCGCATGTGCAGTACGATAGGAACGTTCCAgtattcatgaatcatgggggggccccgcatttgaaaagatgtaataataacgttacaatcttaatggttatagacagaccatacaatatatgatagaaaagtaataagtactatatgatttatataggcttcttggtattgatcggggccccctaattccccggggccctaagtggctgcttacctcgcttattggttaagtccgcccctggCCACAAGGGCATCTTCTGTGAAGTCTGCTGCCTAAAAGCCATTCTGGTTAAGATCTTGGAGTTTATTTGGGGCAGGATAAAGAGTCCTCTTTCTCTAAAATTGACATGAGAACAAAAGAAAACCTTGGATGAAATGAGCTCTGATATTTCAGATATCGCAAATGGAAAAAGCATAAATAACATCCCTAATAACGACTATTTCCCAGATTCGGTGAAATGAAGATAATTAAATGAACCTTCCATGCCCGGTTAGCGAAATTAAGGTCAGCTTGTTCTACCTCTCCGACTTTACCTCGATAAGCTTTGACATTTCTAATAATGTCATTGTGTCATCATGTACCTCTTGAAATTTATGAGGGTGGAAGGATGGGCTATTAAATTAGTCATGCTGTTGTTTATAAAGGATATGGACCTTAGGAATAAATCTTTAGGTCAAATTTTGGCAAATTCAACTGTAATCAAAAGTATAATGAAAATGCTGATAGCGTCATCAACAACCCAGCAAGAACAATGCACAAAGAGTTGCCTGGgattattatttgtaattagCAGAAGAGAGCAGCGATGTCAGATCAGACATCAGGAGAGGGACCTCCAGAGGTTGACAGTGATGAAAAACCTACATTAAGGATGTCAGTTCTTCTCGGTGGGATAAAATATGCCACAGTTCTGGTTAAAATTAAGGTTGGGAATGAGTTCTGTTTGCACTTCAATAATTATAtcttccatccattcattttctctacACGAGATCTCGGAGGACTTGTGCTTAGCACAGTGTGCTAACCATTGCAGGGCAaaatcacacacccattcacacattaCTGATCATTTAGATAGGCCAATCAGCCTCCagaacatgtctttggactgggggaggaaaccggagaacccaaaggaaacccctgaagcacaaaAATATAGTCTAATTTATCTGCACTGTATTCAAACCCCTTGAACCTTTGCATATTTTGTAGTGTTAGACCCTGGAATTGACCTGGAATTCAGTGATATTTTTCCCATTTGAATCTATACAATATTTTGAACATCGGaatatgcaaaatattttttactgtGGAActaaagctaattaaaaaacaaaaaagtgtaCATTTGCTGGTAGCACAAGTATTCATCCCTCTGGGACTATACCATGTAGATCCATCTAACTGTTATTGATTCTTCCTGGCAAAATGACTCCAGTTATGTCAGATTGGCAGTTTTCAAGTCTTGAGATTTAGCTTTCTAACAAATCCACATTCTTTATTTTGAACAACTCCAATGGAGCTTCGGTTcctttatgatttgtttcaggTCTCTTGCAGACTGCAACAGGTTTCCTTCTAGCATTGTACTGTACTTGGGTCCATTCCTCAATCTCCTGCCCTTAGCGCTGACCAGTTTCCCAGTTCTTGTTGATGACACAACATGAtactattcaattcaattcaatttatttgtttagcgccttttacaatggacatcgtctcaaagcagctttacaaaagtagagaaacagagaaaggagaaaaaaaaattattaaatgaaattattaaactattttatccctaatgagaagcctgcgGCAAAGGTGGCAAGAAAAACCTCCCtgtgatg comes from Hemibagrus wyckioides isolate EC202008001 linkage group LG02, SWU_Hwy_1.0, whole genome shotgun sequence and encodes:
- the zbtb49 gene encoding zinc finger and BTB domain-containing protein 49; amino-acid sequence: MEGLYTHSVYLLQELQEQRIQGLLCDCTLVVKGVCFKAHKNVLAAFSPYFRSLFQNSPAVKNDVFHLSIQDVGGIGQILDYMYTSHLELNPDNVHTLLHIAQNLQVSNIINMCTVYLKPVTPPLSLPDCVLGSPLPAEPDFQSAAPSDITNPNVQYRRPQQTSVMSVAPPTANLEAASSLPAHGYKLRNFYSRQYFKKVAEEQNNNNNIINNNTQGANPSLPKPPTNAENQSLHSAPSTTTSQIPTDTGNPVLSQSTVPVMSQTLPCYANATIPPSSLSSSTSCSNAPVLPVSGVKTTPASRTVCPKKAVYLKKFNYHVLDEGVESEGLIDSCSSERDQQVGTEQRPELVSVDTPIEEPVEEPEPRMLPIPDPPPQLEQTCPQNQRSEGSKVAEMNNKCCCEVCGKTFKHPSNLELHKRSHTGEKPFQCNVCGKKFSQAGNLQTHLRRHSGEKPYICELCGKSFAASGDVQRHIVIHSGARPHLCDICGRGFGNLSNLKEHKKTHSSEKEFICDQCGKSFNMQRKLIKHTMRHTGEKPYCCQTCGKCFAGSGDLQRHVRSHTGERPYVCDTCGKGFTRTAVLRRHRNSHCNTQTHTTSSEDTHASPSRTEADSHTQLHTPHNQSELGSLPHPTSAPPPPENPRQAPPSNDATSTTFFSSHSSSAPLSDLRSGVPHHFISKPLPSNSKAPPHPLRPALHSDSSFSWDSQ